A single window of Ovis canadensis isolate MfBH-ARS-UI-01 breed Bighorn chromosome 15, ARS-UI_OviCan_v2, whole genome shotgun sequence DNA harbors:
- the LOC138420369 gene encoding LOW QUALITY PROTEIN: olfactory receptor 5F1-like (The sequence of the model RefSeq protein was modified relative to this genomic sequence to represent the inferred CDS: inserted 1 base in 1 codon), whose translation MARKNYTVLTEFILLGLADTREQQVFLFFFFSVIYTVTVVGNVGMILLIRVDSRLHTPXYFFLANLSFVDVCYSSTITPKMLVDLLSEKKSISFAGCFLQMYFFIALATTECILFGLMAHDRYVAICNPLRYSLIMSRTVCLKMAAGAFTAGLLNSMILTSCISSFPFCSSNIIHHFFCDSPPLFKLSCSDTHLHESIVSTFAGVNIVGSLLVILTSYCYILFSIFRMHAGEGRRKAFSTCASHLTAIRLFYSTSIYTYLRPSSSYSLTQDKVASVFYTVVIPVLNPLIYSLRNREVKKALWNVTTMKRIPSFL comes from the exons ATGGCCAGAAAAAATTATACTGTGCTCACTGAGTTCATCCTGTTGGGCTTAGCAGACACACGGGAGCAAcaggttttcctctttttctttttttctgtgatttacaCAGTGACAGTTGTGGGGAATGTTGGGATGATCCTCTTAATCAGAGTGGATTCCCGACTTCACAcac tgtacttcttcctggcTAACCTGTCCTTTGTGGATGTTTGTTACTCATCCACCATCACCCCAAAGATGCTGGTAGATCTATTATCAGAGAAGAAGTCCATCTCCTTTGCTGGCTGCTTTCTGCAGATGTACTTCTTTATAGCCTTGGCCACGACTGAATGCATCCTTTTTGGGTTAATGGCccatgaccgctatgtggccatatGCAACCCTCTCCGTTACTCCTTGATCATGTCCAGGACCGTCTGCCTGAAAATGGCAGCAGGGGCTTTTACAGCAGGACTGTTGAACTCCATGATTCTCACAAGTTGTATAAGCAGCTTTCCTTTCTGTAGTTCCAATATCATCCATCACTTCTTCTGTGACAGTCCCCCACTTTTTAAGCTCTCATGTTCTGACACACACCTGCATGAAAGTATTGTGTCTACTTTCGCTGGTGTGAATATCGTTGGAAGTCTGCTGGTGATCCTCACCTCCTACTGCTacattctcttctccatcttcCGCATGCatgcaggggaggggaggcgcAAAGCCTTCTCCACGTGTGCGTCTCACCTGACAGCCATCAGGCTGTTCTATTCCACCTCCATCTACACTTATCTCAGACCTTCCTCCAGCTACTCCCTGACTCAGGACAAAGTGGCTTCCGTGTTCTACACAGTGGTCATCCCCGTGTTGAACCCTCTGATCTACAGCCTCAGGAACAGGGAAGTGAAGAAGGCTTTATGGAATGTGACTACTATGAAACGGATTCCTTCATTTCTGTGA
- the LOC138420211 gene encoding olfactory receptor 10AG1-like → MRSRGQNPPQWNQTTLVDFIWLGFSDIPDLQGFLFGVFLIMYTIILMGNSLIIIITKMDPSLQTPMYFFLGNFSSLEICYVSVTVPRLLIDLCSQNRNIPFLACAAQMYFFLVFGATECLLLTSMAYDRYVAICNPLLYPLLMNSKLCVQLAAGCWVSGVPVHVVLTFQIFSLPFCGSNQLNHFFCDVPPVLKLACGDTLLTETLVYVVAVLVVTVPFMLILGSYVRIIETILKLPSATGRAKAFSTCSSHLMVVALFFGSGLITYLRPKSSHSIGMDKFLSLFYTIVTPMFNPMIYCLRNKEVMVALRKIFTEMNCNMTQSHHFIKFVSYLLCTNLCSFPSFL, encoded by the coding sequence ATGAGATCCAGAGGACAAAATCCCCCACAGTGGAACCAGACTACATTGGTGGATTTCATCTGGCTTGGCTTCTCCGATATTCCTGACCTACAGGGATTTCTTTTCGGGGTGTTTTTGATCATGTATACGATTATTCTGATGGGAAACAGTCTCATTATTATAATAACCAAGATGGATCCTTCCCTCCAGActcccatgtactttttcctagggaatttttcttccttggaaatATGCTATGTATCAGTCACTGTCCCCAGGTTATTAATAGATCTTTGCagtcaaaacagaaatataccctTTCTGGCCTGTGCTGctcaaatgtatttctttctggtGTTTGGAGCCACTGAGTGCCTTCTTCTGACTTCAATGGCTTATGACAGGTATGTCGCCATTTGCAACCCACTGCTGTACCCTCTCCTCATGAACAGCAAGCTGTGTGTCCAACTGGCCGCTGGCTGTTGGGTCAGTGGAGTTCCAGTGCATGTAGTATTAACCTTCCAGATCTTCTCTCTACCCTTCTGTGGCTCTAACCAGTTGAATCACTTCTTCTGTGATGTACCTCCAGTGCTTAAGCTTGCCTGTGGGGACACCCTTCTAACTGAGACATTAGTTTATGTAGTTGCTGTTCTAGTTGTCACTGTTCCTTTTATGTTGATTCTTGGATCTTATGTGAGAATAATTGAGACCATCTTGAAGCTGCCTTCAGCCACTGGGCGAGCcaaggccttctccacctgctctTCCCATCTCATGGTTGTGGCTTTATTCTTTGGATCAGGACTCATTACATATTTAAGACCAAAGTCCAGTCATTCTATAGGAATGgacaaatttctctctcttttttataccATTGTCACACCAATGTTTAACCCCATGATATATTGTCTGAGAAATAAAGAGGTTATGGTGGCACTGAGAAAAATTTTTACTGAAATGAACTGTAATATGACTCAAAGCCATCACTTCataaaatttgtttcttatttattatgcactaatctctgttcttttccaagttttctatGA